caaggccagaattgaacctgggaccttggtgctatgaggcgtcagtgctaaccactgtgccaccatgccgcccttctgGAAGTATGCATGAGTAGACATTAGGTGTGCTTGTGATCAACTTGGTTTTAAGGTCCCAGTTATTGAAGATCATATCATCACTTCTTTTCATGATTCATGAATAAAAACGTTACCTTAGCTTAGGTACTCGAGACGTGTTGTCACACATATCATCATACCTCAACAGTAGTCACTGCTTTTATTAGGGAAGGGAAATTGACATTGGAAGTTAGTCATCTAAAATCAACATTTTACTCTGCCCCCTTCTGTTTATTTGGGCAAATAATGAGGCTTCTGACGTGAATAATGCAGTGAGTACAGGCCGATGAGGTCTGTATTGAAATATTGGGAAATGAGTGTTTATGATGCTACTGGAAAGATTGGTGTTGATCTTATTTAATCCAGCTATACATCACTGAGTTGCAACATTAAACTTGTAAAACATGCTTTTCAGCTCCATATACTGTGCCGCAAGTGACCAAAAGTGACCGAGGTGGTGAAAAAGGACTTTCTTGTACTACACTTGGATATCCCTTGGCAAAACTTCAGTGGCAGACTGAAAATGGAATCAATTTGACTGCTAATTACAGCAGTTTACAAAGAGAAGATAAGTTGTACAACCTCACCATTCACCTTTCAGTCGTTGGCGAATTGTGTTCCATAAACCATAGTTGCTCTGTATGCATTGAAAATGCATGCAAATCTGCAAGTGAGTTTTGATatatttacttcagtttgaaatgtAAGGTTTCTTTTCCCCGTGCTTTTCGTTGTGCAGTACAGATGCAGGAAGAAACATCTGGAGGGAAATATCTCTGCAAGTGACGCTGACCCAAGAGCTCACATACAATAAAATCATTAGTGAGATGTGGTTGAGTTGACCATGGAAAAGTAATGTGTTTATGGGTATAGTGCAAAACGTATTTATCCAAACGGGTTAATGTGATAGGCTGATAATCTGAATGAAGCCTGAAGGGAAAAGTTAAAGTGAGTTTTTGATCTCTGATCCTGAAAAGTAACAGTGATTCCCCCCGTGAATTTCTCAGCCGTGCCAGATGGCTGcgttctagaaggacaaaagcattaTTCCATTTAACACATGAAGTGGAGCTTTCTTTAACATTACTTTTCCCTTCGAGGCAGACAGCTACATCTTGAGGAAATTTCATGgctaatctaaattttaaaaatcctAAAGTTAAGTTAAATTAAAGTTATTCATTATGCTGTTGATTGGAAGCAGGTCAGAAATGTCACAATATATGCTTATCTCTTTAAATTAGTGTTTGCTGTATTTTTTAAGTGAGATGTAAGATTAGCTGCAACTGGGAAAATGGAAACTAGCCAGTACTGTAAGGAATGAATGAACTGAGTTTTAAGTTAAGGCATTTATTTGAGATAGAACTGAAAGCATATTGTTTGGAACAAAACTCTTTGGTATTTAACCTTGGACTTCCCACTTTGATACTGTCTGGAGAAAGTATTCCCAAACCCCAGCAACTTTCACCATGAGCAATACAAAATTCAAACGACACTCTCCCTAAATAACTCGAAAATCCCCTCAGAGGAGATTCTGTGAATAAAGCCAAATGCAATCCCAGAATTTAGTTCTTTGCCATGCACCCAAATTAAATTTCCATTGGCTCCACAAAACTCAAACTGACTTACATTTCCTTGCAGTTGGGCCCAATATTGCTTCAAACGTTAATAATGCCATAAAAAGGAACACCATTTTATTATTAATAATATAGATATTTTAGTGAAAATGCTCATCCTAAAATTCTACTGTCATCTGTAAGGCTAAGGAAAGGTGTAGTTTTGTTTTGATGATAGCAACCCTCAGAGGTATTTCTTGGTAGTACTGAAGCTGTTGCAAGGGCAGATGTATCAAGGTCACCGTCATGAATTTCTCAGCCATTCCAGGTGGCAAGCTATCTCGCTGGATGCCGGAGAATGTGAAGTCCAGCACTGAGCCTAAGAAAGATGAGAAACTCCGCAGTAATGCCAGGAAAATGGCAGGCCCGATGCCTCTTCTGGACAAGCAAGGCTACTCTGAATGGAGGTTAATGGCTGGAGGGTAAATCCCTAGGAACATACTTGTACCCAATATGCATTTTTGTTTCCATTTTGTATTAAGATATGGGCAGTATTGAATGTTTTAGATTGCAAGCACTTTTTAAAATCTGCAATCTTATTTAAATTGTTACATCATTTCTGCTCCTCATTGTACTCCAGCCTGCAAGCCCTCGACTCCACTTGGCATGTCCTGCTGCAAACCAGTTATATTGTTGAAATCCATTCTGCAGTTGACACATTGTCAAATTTTTCCTGTTTCCCGAATCCTAAATgaatgttgtaccctcaataacaacgctagagagtaaaacggtaaagaaggctttaataagctatgaaactagcctggtgccgagacaggtgcttactgggtgccacctGCAAGGCGGccacttatatacgactcccaggtgggcggagccggaggcagagtcccccagggttccaagcccggtcttaaaggggacatcacctgacatgatgataagggtacagtaatacaaaaaccgttcatcacattcaccccctgtttaaaaaaaacgaagtccggcgggggtgaagtggaatcacaagtcTATTGGTTtcagcggcctgatcgtcctcattaacctcctcgggcggtggtgcggcggacacggacatcttagttgagggtacgtccgggagcacggtgctcggtgccttggtccgggtcggggtaggggatcggggcgcaggggaaatagctggtgatttgttatgttgtaggtgtaacataagcggcttccttgtggtgcacttgacaaaggaaggttcagacgtggagataacttcaacacgtttattaaactatttacacttctattacttgggttcgacactactactaatcctactatagctacccagactgactaaccagttgctgcaatccacgtggtgggtgtaatattgaatcaaccctgtgtctgtactcactgactgtctccactagaaagaggcagatcatgtgtgtggtgtcctttatatatgggttggtgtaatgcccccctgtggtcgtgtcacctccgtgtgtatcgtgaatgtccattggtcgtctcctatctaaatgatctattggctgagtgtgtgtgtgtgatgtttctggtgctccctctagtgtctagttagcctacatgcatttacattgatgcacatcaccacagctggGGCTggaggtagcggtgccggcgccggcggggggtgtagggatggtgtaggggggggcgcgcgcggtcggtgtccaccgacggggagtgggaccgggggttggggggggagaagtgggtgccggatcccacaggggagccgtgagggagggggcatctgtagtgggggaaccagcggttgCCAGATCCCGGGGGGAAACCGTATCTtgactgccgtcggggtactcgacataGGCATATCGGGGATTTGCATGTAATAATCGGACCCTCCCgaccagggggtccattttatggctcctcgcatgcctctggagaagaacaggtcccggagccgtcagccaaggtggaagcgagactccggaggtggacttcctggggaagacaaacaatcggttgtgaggggtctcattcgtggccgtgcagaggagcgacctaatggagtgtagggcatcgggtaggacctcctgccagcgggtggttgggggacttctcgaccgtagggccagaaggacagccttccaaactgttgcgttctccctctctacctgcccatttccccgcgggttataactggtcattctgctcaaggcgatgcctttgctgagcagatactgacgtagttcatcgctcatgaacgatgtactccggtcgctgtggatataagcggggaaaccaaacagggtgaagatgctgtgcagtgcctttatcatggtggctgaggtcatgtcgggacaggggacggcaAATCGGAAgggggagaactcatcgatgacggtgaggatgtatgcattgcggttggtggacgggagggggcccttaaagtccacacttagtcgcacaaaaggccccgaggccttcacgagacgagccttgtctggccggtagaagtgcggtagaaggcaagccctggtcatagccttgacctcctcggttgagtaaggtaggttgcgggacttgataaagtggacgagccgggtaacccccgggtgacagaggtaattgtggatggcttgcaggcggtcctcctgcgcgttggcgcacgtgccacgggacagggcatctgggggctcgttgagctcccctggacgatacttgatatcgtaagtggagagttcgatcctccacctcaaaattttatcgttttttattttgccccgttgtgtgttatcaaacatgaaggctaccgaccgttggtcagtgacgagggtgaacctcctaccggctaggtagtgcctccagtgttgGACATCCTGCacaatggcctgtgcctccttctcgactgcagagtgccgaatctcggaggcggtgagggtccgggagaggaacgctactggtctgcctgcctggttgagggtagcagccaaggcgatgtctgacacatcgctctctacctggaaagggatagtttctTCCACCGCGTGCAAAgcgccttgatgatgtcagccttgatgcagctgaaggccgatcgggcgtcagccgacaggggaaatatcgtggtctttatgagtgggcgggctttgtccacatatttggggacccactgggcgtaataggataaaagccccaagcaccatttgagggccttgaggctgcgggagaggggaagttccttaagggggcgcatggggtcgggaccgaggacaccgttttccacaaccccgttttccacgacatagccgaggatggctagccaggttgtgtggaaaacgcatttttccttgttattggtcaggttgagggctcgggcggtctggaggaacttttcgaggttcgcgtcaGGGTCCTGCGGAtcatgggcgcagatggtgactttgtccaagtacgggtatgtagcccgcaagccgtactggtccaccatttggtccatcgccctctggaagacggagaccccatttgtgacgccgaaggggaccctgaggaagtggaagagccggccggctgcttcgaaagcagtgtagaggcggtctttcggtcggatagggagctggtggtaggcggatttgagatcgactgtggaaaatacccggtattggacgatccgatttaccatttctgctatgcaaggaagggggtacgcatcgagctgcgtgaagcggtttatggtctggctataatccacgaccatccgtttcttttccccggaccggactaccaccacttgtgctctccaggggctgttgctagcctcgatgaccccctctcccagtaaacactggacctctgacttgataaaagt
This region of Scyliorhinus torazame isolate Kashiwa2021f chromosome 18, sScyTor2.1, whole genome shotgun sequence genomic DNA includes:
- the LOC140395486 gene encoding uncharacterized protein isoform X2 encodes the protein MATYHFPNIICFIVIFFSLAIEANKQFTTMRCESSVTGIYNHRTVLVCKYESQPGQTCQSNWSYSHQTENLCTEEKANAQKQGRCSTDSNTTSLLIEETEISDEGKYHILLDCGAGGYSKAEINLLVKAPYTVPQVTKSDRGGEKGLSCTTLGYPLAKLQWQTENGINLTANYSSLQREDKLYNLTIHLSVVGELCSINHSCSVCIENACKSATIPGGKLSRWMPENVKSSTEPKKDEKLRSNARKMAGPMPLLDKQGYSEWRLMAGGIGLF